One genomic window of uncultured Erythrobacter sp. includes the following:
- a CDS encoding SPOR domain-containing protein, producing MTVSRINSNLRSAAMAGAAIFTAIAVPAAADVKSGVDAWSQGDFNRAVNEWQMPAQNGDPDALFNLAQAYRLGRGVAADVSRARELYAEAAQKGHVKAADNYGLLLFQQGEQKSAMPLIRAAADRGDPRAQYIVGLSHFNGDYADKDWPRAYALLTLAQSAGLPQASTALAQMDEYIPKEQRQQAQLLAREIEAEAGKRRAAELASVDLGKRPAAPAPSAITPVPAPVAATPRPVRPVPVAAPPRSATNRSGNWKVQLGAFGVRANADKLWRKLAGTSALSGTSKILVPAGRVTRLQAKGFASRAEAQAACTALQRQGQACMVAKP from the coding sequence ATGACCGTATCCCGCATCAATTCAAACCTGCGCAGCGCCGCAATGGCCGGCGCCGCAATTTTCACCGCAATCGCCGTTCCCGCTGCCGCCGATGTGAAATCGGGCGTCGACGCCTGGAGCCAGGGCGATTTCAACCGTGCAGTGAATGAATGGCAGATGCCAGCGCAGAATGGCGATCCTGACGCTCTGTTCAATCTCGCGCAGGCTTACCGCCTTGGTCGCGGTGTTGCTGCAGATGTTTCACGCGCGCGTGAGCTTTATGCCGAAGCCGCTCAGAAAGGCCATGTGAAGGCCGCCGACAATTATGGCTTGCTCCTGTTCCAACAGGGCGAGCAGAAATCCGCGATGCCGCTGATCCGCGCCGCTGCCGATCGCGGCGATCCGCGCGCGCAATATATCGTCGGGCTATCGCACTTTAATGGCGACTACGCCGACAAGGACTGGCCGCGTGCCTATGCGCTGCTGACTTTGGCACAATCGGCTGGGTTGCCTCAGGCTTCCACTGCGCTTGCGCAAATGGATGAGTACATTCCGAAGGAACAGCGTCAGCAGGCTCAACTGCTCGCGCGTGAAATCGAAGCCGAAGCGGGTAAGCGCCGCGCTGCCGAACTGGCTTCGGTCGATCTGGGCAAGCGCCCGGCAGCACCTGCTCCTTCCGCAATTACGCCTGTTCCGGCCCCAGTTGCAGCCACACCGCGTCCTGTCCGTCCGGTCCCAGTCGCCGCCCCGCCGCGTTCGGCGACAAATCGGTCGGGCAATTGGAAAGTCCAGCTGGGCGCATTCGGTGTGCGCGCCAATGCCGACAAGCTTTGGCGCAAACTCGCCGGGACAAGCGCGCTCTCCGGGACTAGCAAGATTCTCGTCCCGGCTGGCCGCGTAACACGGCTGCAAGCCAAGGGTTTTGCCAGCCGCGCTGAAGCGCAGGCCGCCTGCACCGCTTTGCAACGTCAGGGACAAGCCTGCATGGTCGCCAAGCCGTAG
- a CDS encoding DUF418 domain-containing protein: MSTVEQAGSVPIEDAPVDTPESSLVPAKKAERIGSLDLIRGIAVMGILVANIVAFGQPFQAYMYPEAFLTDHGPASDWLLVAQFVLIDGKMRALFTLLFGAGLYLFMERAWARGASRRLQMRRLFFLMLFGMIHFYLIWLGDILFYYAVIGFVIVGCLKWSAKAQLWTGLIGYIFGALLYATMLSVPYVVSETSIGESEEMAPMRVDLDRGKAEALAESSRESALIQSGDYFGYVTLRATEHWYEPLVNVFFFGLESLPLMLLGVALYRMGFFSGSFAPRKMRLWGWLGLTIGAAWHLALALWAKGDGYTYYGMLAIFVGWSPIPRLMMALGIAALLVEYSPQWTGWLAQRVSAAGRAAFTNYLGTSIVMLFVFHGWALGLFGELSRPMLYVVTALTCALMLAWSKPWLERYRYGPLEWLWRCLTYGKMFPLKR, from the coding sequence GTGAGTACGGTTGAACAAGCGGGCAGTGTCCCGATCGAGGATGCACCGGTCGACACGCCCGAATCTTCGTTGGTTCCGGCCAAGAAAGCCGAGCGTATCGGCAGTCTCGATCTCATTCGAGGCATTGCCGTGATGGGCATTCTGGTCGCGAATATCGTCGCATTCGGCCAGCCGTTTCAGGCATATATGTATCCCGAAGCGTTTCTGACCGATCATGGCCCAGCTTCGGATTGGCTGCTCGTCGCGCAATTCGTGCTGATCGATGGCAAGATGCGCGCCCTGTTCACTCTGCTCTTCGGGGCAGGGCTCTATCTGTTCATGGAACGAGCCTGGGCGAGGGGCGCGTCTCGACGACTGCAGATGCGGCGGCTGTTCTTCCTGATGCTGTTCGGGATGATCCACTTCTATCTCATCTGGTTGGGTGACATTCTGTTCTACTACGCCGTGATCGGCTTCGTGATCGTCGGATGTCTGAAATGGAGCGCCAAAGCGCAGCTCTGGACTGGCCTGATTGGCTACATTTTCGGTGCTCTCCTGTACGCAACGATGCTGTCTGTTCCGTATGTCGTGAGCGAAACTTCGATCGGCGAGAGCGAGGAAATGGCGCCGATGCGCGTCGACCTCGATCGCGGCAAGGCAGAGGCTCTGGCAGAAAGTAGCCGGGAATCGGCGCTTATCCAGTCGGGCGACTATTTCGGATATGTCACGCTAAGGGCGACCGAGCATTGGTACGAGCCGCTCGTGAATGTGTTTTTCTTCGGGCTTGAATCGCTGCCGCTGATGCTGCTGGGCGTGGCGCTGTATCGAATGGGATTTTTCAGCGGGTCCTTTGCGCCGCGCAAGATGCGCCTGTGGGGTTGGCTCGGCTTGACCATCGGCGCAGCGTGGCATCTCGCGCTCGCGCTGTGGGCCAAGGGTGACGGCTATACCTATTACGGGATGCTGGCGATTTTCGTAGGCTGGAGTCCGATACCAAGGCTGATGATGGCATTGGGGATCGCTGCACTGCTGGTGGAATATTCGCCGCAATGGACCGGATGGCTGGCGCAGCGCGTGTCGGCCGCCGGGCGTGCCGCTTTCACCAACTATCTCGGCACGTCTATTGTAATGCTGTTCGTGTTTCACGGCTGGGCGTTGGGGCTGTTCGGAGAGCTTAGTCGTCCGATGCTCTACGTCGTGACGGCCCTAACGTGCGCCTTGATGCTGGCATGGTCGAAACCATGGCTGGAGCGGTATCGCTATGGTCCGCTCGAGTGGCTGTGGCGCTGCCTGACCTATGGAAAGATGTTTCCGTTGAAGCGCTGA
- a CDS encoding ferredoxin yields the protein MYICICNAIRETELRQAALKSGGDAESTYATMGKKPNCGQCLIKAARIIAQERDLASCENLAV from the coding sequence ATGTATATTTGCATCTGCAATGCCATTCGTGAGACCGAACTGCGTCAGGCGGCGCTGAAATCCGGTGGCGATGCGGAATCGACCTATGCGACGATGGGCAAGAAACCCAATTGCGGCCAATGCCTTATCAAGGCTGCGCGGATCATTGCGCAGGAGCGCGATCTGGCTTCTTGCGAAAACCTCGCAGTATAA
- the bfr gene encoding bacterioferritin, with amino-acid sequence MKGDAKVIEYLNKALTNELTAINQYWLHYRVLDDWGVTKLAEYERKESIEEMEHADKLAERVLFLNGLPNFQAIHNLRVGETVEEILKADMALEEDAIPLLRDAVEYCESVRDYVSRDLFAGILTNEEEHVDFLETQFDMIEKMGLQNYVQLQSQAAGEGG; translated from the coding sequence ATGAAGGGCGATGCGAAAGTCATCGAATATCTCAATAAGGCGCTCACCAACGAGCTGACCGCGATCAACCAGTATTGGCTGCACTACCGCGTGCTCGACGATTGGGGCGTGACCAAGCTCGCCGAATATGAGCGCAAGGAATCGATCGAGGAAATGGAGCACGCCGACAAGCTCGCCGAGCGAGTGCTGTTCCTCAACGGTCTCCCCAACTTTCAGGCGATCCACAATCTGCGCGTCGGCGAAACGGTTGAGGAAATCCTCAAAGCGGACATGGCGCTGGAAGAAGACGCGATCCCTCTGCTGCGCGATGCGGTCGAATATTGCGAAAGCGTGCGCGACTATGTCAGCCGCGACCTGTTCGCCGGTATCCTGACCAATGAGGAAGAGCACGTCGACTTCCTCGAAACCCAGTTCGATATGATCGAGAAGATGGGCCTGCAGAACTACGTGCAGTTGCAGAGCCAAGCCGCTGGCGAGGGCGGCTGA
- a CDS encoding DUF2721 domain-containing protein — MLDLLGAAIANDLLQQTASTPAVTKALQSSLAPAFLLVGIGSIMNVMVARLNWIAGRIERLEGHDDPVKAARAEGEIEWLYARRNLARRAIMVSTAAGAIISVVIALLFVSTYVDAQIGTVIAILWVATVGCLIAGLAFFFRETLLAARGTGPNSD, encoded by the coding sequence ATGCTTGACCTGCTTGGCGCCGCCATAGCGAACGACTTGCTGCAGCAAACTGCAAGCACCCCTGCGGTGACGAAAGCGCTGCAATCCAGCCTTGCGCCCGCATTCCTGCTCGTCGGCATCGGCAGCATCATGAATGTCATGGTGGCGCGGCTGAACTGGATCGCTGGACGGATCGAGCGGCTGGAGGGCCACGACGACCCAGTCAAGGCTGCACGGGCAGAGGGCGAGATCGAATGGCTGTACGCCCGGCGAAATCTCGCCCGGCGTGCAATCATGGTTTCGACAGCGGCTGGAGCAATAATCAGTGTAGTGATCGCGCTTCTGTTCGTCTCAACCTACGTCGATGCACAGATCGGGACCGTCATCGCCATCCTATGGGTTGCCACTGTCGGCTGCTTGATCGCTGGCCTCGCGTTCTTTTTTCGAGAGACACTGCTCGCCGCGCGCGGGACTGGGCCGAATTCAGACTAA
- the der gene encoding ribosome biogenesis GTPase Der, which translates to MKPQVIIIGRPNVGKSTLFNRLVGKKLALVDDQPGVTRDRRMGDAEIAGLQFTIVDTAGWEDENELTLPGRMRKQTEASLEGADVALFVVDARAGLTPLDEEIGRYLREHDVPIVLVANKAEGAAGESGVLESYSLGFGDPVPLSAEHGEGVADLFSALWPIIGEKADAVEAAAQLASEEEDEDAPLGPLKLAIVGRPNAGKSTLINRLLGEDRLLTGPEAGITRDSIAIDWEWTDPKSNETRDIRLIDTAGMRKKRNVVEKLEKLSVADARRAVDFAEVVVLLLDATQGLEHQDLKIASLALEEGRALMIAINKWDIAEDASGLFNGIRAALDDGLAQVRGVPLFAVSAKTGKGLDPMLKAAFDLRDSWSKRVPTAALNRWFDDAMEANPPPAPGGRRIKLRYITQVGTRPPRFVIFGTRLDDLPKSYERYLVNGIRAKLGFDAVPVRVSLKSPKNPYNANKGGGGNYSGGSDKS; encoded by the coding sequence ATGAAACCACAAGTCATCATCATCGGCAGGCCCAATGTCGGCAAATCGACGCTGTTCAACCGGCTGGTTGGCAAGAAGCTCGCGCTGGTCGACGATCAGCCCGGTGTTACGCGTGACCGCCGGATGGGTGACGCCGAGATTGCTGGCCTTCAATTCACCATCGTCGATACGGCAGGTTGGGAGGACGAGAACGAGCTCACCTTGCCTGGTCGGATGCGCAAACAGACAGAAGCGAGCCTTGAAGGCGCCGACGTCGCGCTGTTCGTTGTCGATGCGCGCGCAGGACTGACGCCGCTCGATGAAGAAATTGGGCGCTATTTGCGCGAACACGATGTGCCGATTGTCCTTGTTGCCAACAAGGCCGAAGGCGCGGCGGGCGAAAGCGGTGTGCTCGAAAGCTACTCACTCGGGTTTGGCGATCCGGTCCCGCTGTCTGCCGAGCATGGCGAGGGTGTCGCCGATCTGTTCAGCGCGCTCTGGCCGATCATCGGTGAAAAGGCGGACGCCGTAGAAGCGGCTGCCCAGCTCGCCTCCGAAGAAGAAGACGAAGACGCCCCGCTGGGACCGCTGAAACTTGCGATTGTCGGACGCCCCAATGCCGGCAAGTCGACTCTGATCAACCGCCTGCTCGGCGAAGACCGACTGCTGACCGGACCGGAAGCAGGGATCACACGCGATTCGATTGCGATCGATTGGGAATGGACCGACCCGAAATCGAACGAGACCCGCGATATCCGGCTGATCGATACCGCCGGGATGCGCAAGAAACGCAATGTGGTCGAAAAGCTCGAAAAGCTCTCAGTCGCCGATGCCCGCCGTGCCGTGGACTTTGCCGAGGTCGTGGTGCTGCTGCTCGACGCCACTCAGGGCCTCGAGCATCAGGACCTCAAGATCGCCAGCCTTGCTCTCGAAGAAGGGCGCGCGTTGATGATCGCGATCAACAAATGGGACATCGCCGAGGACGCGAGCGGGTTGTTCAACGGCATCCGCGCGGCGCTCGACGATGGCTTGGCACAGGTACGAGGCGTGCCATTGTTCGCTGTGAGCGCGAAGACCGGCAAGGGTCTCGACCCGATGCTCAAGGCGGCTTTCGATCTGCGCGACAGCTGGTCGAAGCGCGTGCCTACAGCTGCGCTCAACCGCTGGTTCGACGATGCGATGGAAGCCAACCCGCCACCCGCCCCCGGAGGTCGCCGGATCAAACTGCGCTACATCACTCAAGTCGGCACCCGTCCGCCGCGCTTCGTGATCTTCGGAACGCGGCTCGACGATCTGCCCAAGAGCTATGAGCGCTATCTGGTCAACGGCATCCGCGCGAAACTCGGCTTCGATGCCGTGCCAGTGCGAGTATCACTGAAGAGCCCCAAAAACCCCTATAACGCGAACAAAGGCGGGGGTGGCAATTACAGTGGAGGCAGCGACAAATCGTGA
- a CDS encoding DUF3297 family protein: MTEETKSDLPPDHLAVSPRSPHFDGEALQRGVGIKFKGRVRTDIEEYSISEGWVKVQAGKTVDRKGNPLLLKLPGEVEAWFEDLGDDPPIAKKG; the protein is encoded by the coding sequence ATGACTGAAGAGACAAAAAGCGACCTCCCGCCCGATCACCTCGCTGTGAGCCCGCGTAGCCCGCACTTTGATGGCGAAGCCTTGCAACGCGGCGTTGGCATCAAGTTCAAGGGGCGCGTGCGCACCGATATCGAGGAATACTCGATTTCCGAAGGCTGGGTGAAGGTTCAGGCAGGAAAGACCGTCGACCGCAAAGGCAACCCGCTACTGCTGAAACTGCCGGGCGAAGTCGAAGCCTGGTTCGAAGACCTCGGCGATGATCCGCCGATCGCAAAGAAAGGCTGA